The genomic region GAGGACTGGTTCAACCAGCAATTGGAGCTGCTGCGGTTAAGGCTTTTGGCGAGGCTGCTATTGTCTATTTTGAACAAATATATCCAAACAAAATTTACAGTCGTTCATAGATTAAAGTCTCAAGCTAGACAAACGAAGCCTACCTAAGCAGGCTGAAAAACACCAGAATTTTTGTAGTTTATACAATTAGATTGAGTTTTCGTAGCCGTAGGTTTAAACCTGACGGCTACTTTTAATATGTGCCAAAAATGCGTTAACGAAGCTTAATGTAGTTATCGCTTTTAGGGAAGTATATCGGATTTTGCGCTCGCGCTTTTGAATAGGTTTAATTACTTGACGATCTTGAGCTACTCTAAAAATAAGATGAGTAGAGCAAAGTTCTATGAGTGTTGTAATTTCAGACGAAATCCTTCAAGCATCTGGATTGACTCTAGATGAATTTCGTCAAGAAATTGCCCTGCACCTGTTTCAAATAGGTCGTTTAAGCTTGGGTTACGCTAGCCAGCTTGCGGATATGAAACCTAGTGCCTTTCGCCAATTCCTCAAGCAGCGAAATATTCCGCTCTACTCTTATGATGTTGATGACTTTGAACTCGATCTGAAAAATCTGAGAGAATTGGGTCGGCTGTGATTGTCCTCATGTATATACTGAAACTATACTCGATACATTTATAATTTTATGGCAATCGACA from Chroococcidiopsis sp. SAG 2025 harbors:
- a CDS encoding UPF0175 family protein, coding for MSVVISDEILQASGLTLDEFRQEIALHLFQIGRLSLGYASQLADMKPSAFRQFLKQRNIPLYSYDVDDFELDLKNLRELGRL